The Oryza glaberrima chromosome 9, OglaRS2, whole genome shotgun sequence genome includes a window with the following:
- the LOC127783706 gene encoding probable kinase CHARK: MDTSDSIGVVLIVRFLVLPVVGLLLALFLRSRAKRINSSTQITHTVGDRLEIAVAAAGPRRYSYDELVAATRDFAEEEKLGRGGFGSVYRGRLPVVPGGDVDGGGGQQVAIKFLSESSSQGRKEFEAEVRIITRLRHRNLVQLLGWCDCPRGLMLVYELVPGGSLEKHIYDNQRLLTWSERYKIIIGLGSALRYLHQEWEQCVLHGDIKPSNIMVDSSYNTKLGDFGLARLVNHGERWKTTTAVQGTAGYIDPEFINTQRPSTESDVYSFGIVLLETACAKPPVVLHEDEPSFVLLRWVWSLYNQNTILDAADERLRGVVRDERQMERVLVVGLWCAHPDLSERPSIARAMNVLQSDDVRLPDLSPQMYKSKASPSPREVAMGSVSTGSTFSGSGVPTSATTTTTRSSGSFVC; this comes from the exons ATGGACACCTCCGACTCTATCGGTGTTGTGTTAATAGTCCGTTTCCTTGTGTTGCCGGTTGTGGGCTTACTTCTAGCTCTGTTCTTGAGGTCGAGGGCCAAGAGGATCAATTCCTCTACACAAATTACGCATACCGTCGGCGATCGA TTGGAGATCGCGGTGGCTGCGGCCGGGCCGAGACGGTACAGCTACGACGAGCTCGTTGCCGCGACGCGTGACTTCGCGGAGGAGGAAAAGCTCGGACGAGGAGGCTTTGGCAGCGTTTACCGAGGCCGCCTCCCCGTCGTCCCGGgtggcgacgtcgacggcggtggcggccagcAGGTGGCCATCAAGTTCTTGTCGGAGTCGTCGTCGCAGGGAAGGAAGGAGTTCGAGGCCGAGGTGAGGATCATTACCCGTCTGAGGCATCGCAATCTTGTGCAGTTGCTAGGCTGGTGCGATTGCCCCAGGGGTCTCATGCTCGTCTACGAACTTGTGCCGGGAGGGAGCCTAGAGAAGCATATTTATGACAACCAAAGGCTATTAACATGGTCAGAGAG GTACAAGATCATTATAGGATTGGGATCAGCGTTGCGTTACCTTCACCAAGAATGGGAGCAATGCGTCCTGCACGGTGACATCAAGCCAAGCAACATCATGGTTGACTCGTCGTACAACACCAAGCTTGGTGACTTTGGGCTTGCCAGGCTCGTCAACCACGGCGAACGATGGAAGACCACGACGGCTGTGCAGGGCACCGCGGGGTACATCGACCCGGAGTTCATAAATACGCAACGACCGAGCACCGAGTCCGATGTCTACAGCTTCGGCATCGTCCTCCTCGAGACTGCTTGTGCCAAGCCGCCGGTGGTCTTGCACGAGGATGAGCCGAGCTTCGTGCTGCTGAGGTGGGTGTGGAGCCTGTACAACCAGAACACGATCCTCGACGCCGCGGACGAACGGCTTCGTGGCGTCGTGCGCGACGAGAGGCAGATGGAGCGTGTGCTGGTAGTCGGGCTGTGGTGCGCACACCCTGACCTGAGTGAGCGCCCGTCCATCGCCCGCGCCATGAACGTCCTGCAGTCCGACGACGTGAGGTTGCCGGATCTCTCACCGCAGATGTACAAGTCCAAGGCCTCACCATCTCCGAGAGAAGTTGCCATGGGGAGTGTCAGCACTGGTAGCACATTCTCGGGCAGTGGCGTTCCCACATCGGCTACCACAACCACCACGCGTTCCTCCGGGTCATTTGTCTGTTGA